One segment of Coffea arabica cultivar ET-39 chromosome 7c, Coffea Arabica ET-39 HiFi, whole genome shotgun sequence DNA contains the following:
- the LOC140010364 gene encoding sister chromatid cohesion protein SCC2-like isoform X2, producing MSNDAINHSRKPKVRKKGKDSILSSSTVPDAIEQQDAAIGGFSELLEGICSRSEIFSDDRDEAEWLPLTVGDLKTVVNEIISIRAKRILHLVPIDILSRFLRVLDHQIHRAEGLSINGSEHSDSDVMTSIYVALESIHAALAIMAHTGMAKQLYKEEIIERIVEFSRHQIMDIMSACDPAYRALHKPNDIGAPDDDEDEEIEGDYGSASKKRRTTRNLKLRKSNPNKASAVVNSILQKLCTIVGFLEDLLSIERLSDSCILQLIRTSFTTFLVDNIHLLQLKAISLISGIFHTYTQHRAYVMDEALQVLLKLPFSKRVPRTYHLPDEEQKQIQIITALLIQLIHCSANLPEVLRQSSSVPSLEVSLDTNYPTKCHEAITESCCLFWSRVLQRLTGSKNQDSSELKTMIENLVVDLLVTLNLPEYPGSAPILEVLCVLLLQNAGPKSKDISARSMAIDLLGTIASRLKHDAVRCRKEKFWIVHQLTSGESSFVSSACCVCLNARNEKQLFACQGCQRLYHVDCIGVGRNEVSTHSFYCQICICKKQLLVLKSYSESQSKDDEKKGHKLSGMSSDNFEVANLEIVQQMLLNYLQDASSVDVHLFIRWFYICIWYKDDPSAQQKFYYYLSRLRSKAILRDSSTVSTFLARDTVKKIALALGQDNSFSRGFEKILQVLLASLRENSPVIRAKAMRAVSIIVEADPEVLRDKLVQTAVEGRFCDSAISVREAALELVGRHIASHPDVGLQYFEKVAERIKDTGVSVRKRAIRIIRDMCTSNPNFAEFTTACIDIISRVNDEESSIQDLVCKTFYEFWFEEPSGTQSHHFKDGSSVPLEVAKKTEQIVEMLRRVRSYQLLVVVIKRNLVLDFFPQSAKAVGINPVSLASVRRRCEQMCKCLLEKILLVTEMSSEEGDVRMLPYVLLLHAFCVVDPMLCAPASDPSLFVVTLQPYLKSQTDTRVAAQLLESIIFVIDSVLPMLRKLPPSVVEELEQDLKQMIVRHSFLTVVHACIKCLCCVSKVMGKGAHVVELLIQFFYKRLDALGLDNKEQVGRSLFCLGLLIRYGSSLLTASASSYKNIDVISSLNLFKKYLQAEDFIIKARALQALGYVLIARPECMLEKDVGKILEATLSSSTDARLKMQSLQNMYEYLLDAESQMGADKAGNMEDIGSTDDGHGVPVAAGAGDTNICGGIVQLYWDMILGRCLDVNEQVRQSALKIVEVVLRQGLVHPITCVPYLIALETDPQEANAKLANHLLMNMNEKYPAFFESRLGDGLQLSFVFMRCLNQNSSAHLDPKAVSKLSGNLKGKPDASPFAYARLGISRIYKLIRGNRVSRNKFMASIVRKFDMPSWNDSVIPFLIYCTEILSLLPFTLPDEPLYLIYTINRVIQVRAGILEANMKAFLHLLRGENQEIDGNGIIRPDPSTLAHESNVSEQIPEDLDGQSPSRYASKDLGMPDITTGNSHGISGGDLQKIQADCLAAGALQLLLKLKRHLKIVYSLDDARCQAFSPNEPPKPGDFLSRQNMPFNISDVTIDPPSNYEDLLQRYQEFKNALKEDTVDYSTYTANIKRKRPPPRRGGRSGRTMGGDDEDDENDEDWGSAMRRLSNSGRKAYNSRSRQRM from the exons ATGTCTAAT GATGCTATTAATCATTCTAGAAAACCAAAAGTCAGGAAGAAAGGCAAAGACAGCATTCTGTCCTCATCAACTGTTCCGGATGCTATTGAGCAGCAAG ATGCTGCCATTGGAGGCTTCTCTGAATTGTTGGAGGGCATTTGTTCTAGATCAGAGATTTTTAGTGATGACCGGGATGAAGCAGAATGGTTACCGTTAACTGTTGGTGATCTTAAAACGGTTGTCAATGAAATTATTTCCATCCGAGCAAAGAGAATACTACATTTGGTTCCCATAGATATTCTGTCAAGATTCTTAAGGGTTTTAGATCATCAGATTCATCGAGCAGAAGGTTTATCGATTAATGGCTCTGAACAT TCAGACTCAGATGTGATGACGTCCATTTATGTTGCTTTGGAATCCATTCATGCAGCTTTGGCAATTATGGCTCATACTGGCATGGCTAAGCAACTTTATAAGGAAGAG ATCATTGAAAGGATTGTGGAGTTCTCTAGGCATCAGATCATGGATATTATGTCAGCTTGTGATCCAGCATATCGTGCTTTGCATAAACCAAATGATATTGGCGCTCCTGATG atgatgaagatgaagaaattgaagggGACTATGGTTCAGCTAGTAAGAAACGGCGAACTACTAGGAATCTTAAACTCAGAAAGTCAAATCCAAAcaa GGCATCTGCTGTGGTGAATAGTATACTCCAGAAGCTTTGTACCATTGTTGGCTTTCTTGAGGATTTGCTGTCGATAGAGCGCCTGTCAGACAGTTGTATTCTCCAGCTCATCAGGACTAGTTTCACAACATTTCTAGTGGACAATATCCATCTTTTGCAGCTTAAAGCAATCAGTTTGATTAGTGGG ATATTTCATACGTACACACAGCATCGTGCTTATGTGATGGATGAAGCACTACAGGTTCTTCTAAAGTTACCATTCTCAAAGCGTGTACCCCGGACTTATCATCTCCCCGATGAAGAGCAAAAGCAGATTCAGATCATTACTGCTCTGTTAATTCAATTAATTCACTGTAGTGCTAACCTTCCTGAGGTGTTAAGGCAATCAAGTAGCGTTCCTTCTCTGGAGGTCTCTTTAGACACCAATTATCCTACTAAATGTCATGAGGCAATTACAGAATCCTGCTGTCTTTTCTGGAGTCGAGTTCTTCAGAGGCTTACTGGGTCAAAGAACCAGGATTCATCGGAGTTGAAGACAATGATTGAGAATCTTGTAGTTGATTTGCTTGTCACTTTGAATCTCCCCGAGTATCCTGGTTCTGCGCCAATTTTGGAG GTCCTTTGCGTCCTCCTCCTCCAGAATGCTGGACCAAAATCTAAGGATATTTCTGCTCGTTCAATGGCCATTGACCTCCTTGGCACCATTGCCTCTAGGTTGAAACATGATGCTGTTCGTTGCAGGAAGGAGAAATTTTGGATAGTTCATCAGTTAACAAGCGGTGAAAGCAGCTTTGTAAGTTCTGCATGTTGTGTTTGTTTGAATGCGAGGAATGAAAAACAACTATTTGCATGTCAAGGTTGCCAGAGACTGTATCATGTTGACTGTATTGGAGTTGGACGAAATGAAGTTTCTACTCACAGTTTCTATTGTCAAATCTGTATTTGCAAAAAGCAACTTCTTGTTTTAAAATCATACTCTGAGTCGCAGAGCAAGGATGATGAGAAAAAGGGTCATAAACTTTCTGGAATGTCTTCCGACAATTTTGAGGTCGcaaatttggagattgttcaacAAATGCTCCTAAATTACCTACAGGACGCCAGTTCTGTTGATGTGCATCTCTTCATCCGGTG GTTCTACATCTGTATATGGTACAAAGATGACCCAAGTGCTCAACAGAAGTTCTACTATTACCTTTCAAGATTGAGATCTAAAGCAATTCTGCGAGACTCTAGTACTGTTTCAACATTTTTGGCAAGAGATACGGTGAAGAAGATAGCTTTGGCATTGGGACAGGATAATTCTTTCTCCCGAGGATTTGAGAAGATTCTTCAAGTGCTTCTG GCAAGCCTCAGGGAAAACTCTCCAGTGATTCGTGCCAAGGCAATGCGAGCG GTCAGTATAATTGTTGAAGCTGATCCAGAGGTCTTGCGTGATAAGCTTGTTCAAACTGCTGTTGAAGGAAGGTTTTGTGATTCTGCTATCTCAGTTAGAGAAGCAGCACTTGAACTTGTTGGTAGGCATATTGCTTCGCATCCTGATGTTGGTTTACAG TATTTTGAAAAGGTAGCAGAAAGAATAAAGGATACTGGAGTAAGTGTGCGAAAACGTGCGATCAGGATCATAAGGGATATGTGCACTTCAAATCCGAATTTCGCAGAATTCACAACTGCTTGCATAGATATTATCTCCCGTGTGAATGATGAAGAATCCAGCATACAG GACCTAGTTTGCAAGACATTTTATGAGTTTTGGTTTGAAGAACCATCTGGTACGCAAAGTCATCATTTTAAAGATGGAAGTTCTGTTCCATTAGAAGTAGCTAAGAAGACAGAGCAGATTGTTGAGATGCTGAGAAGAGTGCGCAGTTACCAACTCCTTGTAGTTGTCATTAAGCGTAACTTAGTCCTTGATTTTTTTCCACAATCAGCTAAGGCTGTCGGGATCAACCCTGTCTCACTTGCTTCGGTGCGTCGGCGATGTGAGCAAATGTGCAAGTGCCTGTTGGAGAAAATATTACTG GTAACAGAAATGAGTAGTGAGGAAGGAGATGTTCGCATGCTCCCGTATGTGCTACTCTTACATGCCTTTTGTGTTGTAGATCCTATGCTATGTGCACCAGCATCTGACCCTTCTCTGTTTGTGGTCACTCTGCAGCCATATTTGAAATCTCAG ACTGACACTCGAGTTGCTGCCCAGCTATTGGAGAGTATAATCTTTGTAATAGACTCCGTCTTGCCCATGCTTCGTAAACTTCCACCAAGCGTTGTTGAAGAACTTGAACAAGATTTAAAGCAAATGATTGTCCGCCATTCTTTCTTGACTGTTGTTCATGCTTGCATCAA GTGCCTGTGCTGTGTGAGCAAAGTAATGGGGAAAGGTGCACATGTAGTCGAATTACTTATACAGTTTTTTTATAAACGTCTGGATGCATTGGGGCTCGACAACAAGGAG CAAGTAGGACGTTCTCTTTTCTGTCTTGGATTGCTGATACGATATGGGAGCTCATTGCTTACTGCATCTGCTTCCAGCTACAAAAATATAGATGTCATTAGCAGCTTGAATTTGTTTAAAAAGTATCTCCAGGCTGAGGACTTCATTATTAAGGCTAGAGCACTGCAG GCTTTAGGATATGTTTTAATTGCTCGGCCTGAATGCATGCTAGAAAAGGACGTTGGGAAAATTTTAGAGGCAACACTTTCTTCTAGTACTGATGCTCGTCTCAAG ATGCAATCATTGCAAAATATGTATGAGTATCTTCTGGATGCGGAAAGTCAAATGGGAGCTGATAAAGCTGGTAACATGGAGGATATTGGCTCAACAGATGATGGCCACGGTGTTCCTGTAGCTGCAGGTGCTGGTGATACTAACATTTGTGGTGGTATAGTTCAGTTGTATTGGGATATGATCTTAGGAAGGTGTCTGGATGTGAATGAACAAGTGCGTCAATCTGCTTTAAAG ATTGTGGAAGTGGTTCTGCGTCAAGGTCTGGTGCATCCTATTACTTGCGTACCCTACCTCATAGCACTTGAAACAGATCCTCAGGAGGCAAATGCTAAGCTGGCTAATCATTTGTTGATGAATATGAATGAGAA GTACCCAGCTTTTTTTGAAAGCCGTTTAGGAGATGGTCTTCAATTGTCATTTGTGTTTATGCGGTGCTTGAATCAAAATTCTTCTGCCCATTTAGACCCAAAAGCTGTGTCAAAACTCTCTGGTAATCTTAAAGGAAAACCTGATGCTAGCCCCTTTGCTTATGCGAGGCTTGGGATTTCTCGAATCTACAAGCTCATCCGTGGTAATCGTGTGTCCAGAAACAAGTTTATGGCCTCAATTGTTCGGAAATTTGACATGCCAAGCTGGAATGATTCTGTCATCCCTTTCTTAAT ATATTGCACGGAAATTCTGTCATTGCTCCCTTTTACATTGCCTGATGAGCCTCTTTATCTCATCTATACTATAAATCGAGTTATACAAGTTAGAGCTGGAATACTTGAAGCAAACATGAAAGCATTTTTGCATTTGTTAAGAGGAGAAAACCAGGAAATTGATGGAAACGGAATTATTCGGCCTGATCCTTCCACACTAGCTCATGAAAGCAATGTGAGTGAGCAAATACCTGAAGATTTAGATGGGCAAAGTCCATCTAGGTATGCATCGAAGGATTTGGGAATGCCTGATATCACCACAGGCAACTCTCATGGTATATCTGGAGGTGATCTGCAGAAGATCCAG GCAGATTGTCTCGCTGCTGGTGCACTGCAGTTActtttgaagctcaagaggCACCTCAAGATTGTATACAGCCTAGACGATGCCCGTTGCCAA GCATTTTCTCCAAATGAACCCCCAAAACCAGGGGACTTTCTCTCGAGACAGAATATGCCCTTCAACATCAGTGATGTTACCATTGATCCACCTAGCAATTATGAGGACTTGTTACAGAGATACCAG